ATGAGCGTTTTATCTGGGATAATCCGCGGATAGATGTGCTGCTGGAACAAGCGGGACGGTTTTTAGGTGAATTAAACGCTTATGCTGAACTTATACCGGATATTGATTTTTTCATCCGAATGAAGGTTGTGAAAGAAGCGAGAGACTCTAATCTGATTGAAGGAACTAAAACTGAACTTGATGATGTTTTGCTGCCACAGGAGGAAATTGAGCCAGAAAAACGTGATGATTGGGATGAAGTCCAGAATTATATCAAAGCGATGAACTTCGCAATAGCCAAACTGCCTGAACTTCCACTTTGTATACGGCTCCTAAAGGATGCACACAAGATTTTACTCTCCGGCGTTCGCGGGCAACACAGAGCCCCTGGAGAAATTCGTAAAAGTCAAAACTGGATTGGTGGTTCGTCACTTGCCAATGCATTTTTCGTCCCGCCTTCACCAGAGGAACTTCCAGACCTCCTAAGTGATCTGGAAAAATTCTGGCATAACCAATCACTACAGATGCCCGAACTTATCAAAATTGCCATCACGCACTATCAGTTTGAAACGATTCACCCTTTTCTTGATGGAAATGGCAGGTGTGGAAGATTGTTAATTGTCTTACAGCTTCTTGATGCGCAGATATTGCAAAAGCCTGTGATCTATACGTCTACCTTTTTTGAAAGACACAGAACTTCCTATTACGATTCATTTTCTATAGTCCGTCCATCAAATGATTTAGAGCAGTGGATCGTATTTTTCTTAAGCGGCATCGTTGACACCGCACAGCATGGAATTGAGGTATTCCGAGAAATTATCTCGCTTCGTCAAGAATATGAAGAACAGATCCTAACGCTTGGTTCCAGAGCGAAAAACGCACATAAATTACTTCGGTC
The Candidatus Poribacteria bacterium DNA segment above includes these coding regions:
- a CDS encoding Fic family protein; amino-acid sequence: MKKFVAGEYKQQQEYKSFTPSFINERFIWDNPRIDVLLEQAGRFLGELNAYAELIPDIDFFIRMKVVKEARDSNLIEGTKTELDDVLLPQEEIEPEKRDDWDEVQNYIKAMNFAIAKLPELPLCIRLLKDAHKILLSGVRGQHRAPGEIRKSQNWIGGSSLANAFFVPPSPEELPDLLSDLEKFWHNQSLQMPELIKIAITHYQFETIHPFLDGNGRCGRLLIVLQLLDAQILQKPVIYTSTFFERHRTSYYDSFSIVRPSNDLEQWIVFFLSGIVDTAQHGIEVFREIISLRQEYEEQILTLGSRAKNAHKLLRSMFAQSIVNAKLATKELGMAFSSANLLLKSLTDLGILKEVTGFSRNRLFVLEKYLNLFRS